One Vicia villosa cultivar HV-30 ecotype Madison, WI linkage group LG5, Vvil1.0, whole genome shotgun sequence genomic window, ATTGAAATATAAAAGGTTACAAGATTCAATGAACTAAACTCAACTGTTACATAACAAGTGCACCAAAACATGGgcataattcaaaataccttacaAAATAAGCATGTACTAGCAGTAAGCATTACATAAGTGCACCAAAACATGGGcataattcaaaataaacatGTGTACCAAACATGTGCTACTCAAAACACACTACAAAATAAAACTGTCTTAGCAGTAAGCATAAGTATTACATAAGTGCACCAAACATGTGCTACTCAAAATAAACATCAAGGTCTAAAAACAGCAGTGAACACATAAGCTAAATTCAATTCTTCTTTTTTGGAGTTCCCGTCTTTGGAGTAGTCTTTTTTGGAGTACCCTTCGATGCCTTCTTTGGAGTACCCTTTGATGCCTTCTTTGGAGTAGTCTTGGGTGCCTTCTTTGGAGTATTCTTTGAAGCTTCCTCTTCTTCAATGTCCATACAAATTGGTTGCTCAGGGTCAGAACCTGGACCATTgaatggtttaggttttttgaACCAGTTCTCCTTTATCCTCTCACTTACCCTTCTCCTTACAATTGGCTTGTCAAACATCTTTCCCTTACCCTTGGTAATGTTACTTGTTGAGGCATGAGAATGGATGTCTGGTAGGCTGCTAATCATTTCATCAGTTATATCTCCAAACAAATGTATCAGTCTTGGTTTCTTCATTTTCCTCATTGTTTGTAGCAGACTGGCTTCCAGCATTGTTAGTACCTTCTTCACTTGCATTTGGTCTCATTCTCTTCTGCATTTAAAAAACCAGTTACATTATAATCTAATAAACTACATTATATCCAAAACCAGTTACATCTAAGTACTAGTGACATTACCTTTCTTTTCATTGCACTTTGATTTTGTCTCTTGCTCTTGCATGTCTTCACATTGTGTCCTACCTTGTAACACTTAGTGCATCTATAAGATACACCAGGTAACCTTCTTCTAGCTCCCTCTTCTCCACTTTCCCTAATTCTTAGCTTCCTAGGCCTACCAGGTCCCTTTTTGTAATTAGGAGGTAAGAGTTATTCACTTTCAACCTCAGGCCACATGTCAGTGCCATTAATTGGACTAATAGCAAATCCATAGCACATGGCATACCTGTCTCTAGTGTAATACTCATGAACAAAATCCTCTGGGTTCTGCTGTCTAAACCCTAATGCAGCAACAACATGTCTACATGGAATACCTACTAGTTCCCAAAAATTACATGTGCAATTCTTTTTAGCAATGTCAACAATGAACTCTTGTCTGTTATAAGCATGAGTGACCTGAAATTTCTCTTCCATAGCCCAGGTTGGCAACCAATGTCCACTCATAGCTACCTCATTGTCTAATCTTTTCCTAGGAATAGGCATCACTTTGTGTGGCCACTTGTCTAGTTTCAAAGTAGAAGTACTACACCTATTCATCAGATATTTTCTAATCCATTCGCACATGGTCAATATAGGTTTATCTCTAGCACTCAAAATAGTGGCATTGAAAGACTCAGCTATGTTATTCATAAGTACATCACACTTAGGATAGAATGAAAATGCGTGCTTACACCAAGACTTTGTAGGAACTGCCATAAACCATGTCCAAGCCTTTGGATCTATAGCCTTCAACTCATTCATCTTCAATGTCCATGCTTGTTGGTAGGTTGCCTTGGCTGCTCCCATCATCAAGTCTCTTATCAATGCTCCTCCACCAAACTTCTTCTTAAAATTCGCATATAAGTGCCTCAAGCATATCCTATGTTCAATTCTTTCAAACAATTCTTCAAAAAATGCAACCAGTCCCTGAAACAAATGAAGAAACAGTCATTAGAAACAAGGATTGAAAGAGAATGACATAGAATGATGGATAAATATACTCTACCTTTTACTGATATGAAATAAACACAATTCTTTTGTCTTGGCCAATATCTTCCATTAACAGTTGTATAAACCACCTCCATGATTCCTTGGTTTCTGTTTCCACCACTCCAAAGGCCAAAGGGAAGTATTGGTCATTTGGGTCTCTTCCAACGACAATCAATAGTTGACCTCCATACTTTGTTTTCAAATGACAACCATCTACCCCAATGAAGGGTCTACAACCATTTGTAAAACCTTTTTTACATCcatcaaaacagaaataaaaagaTCCAAACCTTGGTTAGATTGTAGGTAAAGGCCTCTCTATGTTTATCTTCACAGTGTTTCCAGGATTGACCCTATGCAACTCAGCTGCATACCTCCACAAATTGGCATACTCCTTGTCTGCATCTCCTTTAATGATAATTTTGGCAATCAACTTTGCTTTCCATGCCCTACACACAGTTATCCCAACAGAATAATTTTGCCTCATGTCTTGGATTATGTCACATATCCTTACCTTGTCAGATGTTCTCATCTTTTTGACCACAGCCTTAGCCACCCACTTAGAACTTGCACTTTTGTTATCcaaaaccctagcacatgtgtgggTATCTTTTATAGTCTTTATGGCATAAGTGTGCTTATGGCCCACCTTAGAGCAAAGCATTAAAAAACCACATTTGGCCTTGCATTCAACCCTCACTCTATAGCCCTCATTTTTTACAAAGGTAATTTCCCTCCCATTTAATACTGTCCACTCACGGATGGCCTCTCTAAAGTCATCTAAGCTATTGAACTCCATACCTCATTTAAATTTGAAATCCTTATTAAGCCCCTCCTTCTTAAACTTATCAAACCTAGACTCTTTTTCTTCCTCTGAGTCGTCAGGATCAGAGCTTAGTAAATCCTCACTAATATACTCATCATCCTCACCTTTATTTTCACTCTCACGTTTACTCTTACTAGGAAAAGTCAAATAACCAGCTACAACAGGCCCCTCATCAACCTCTTCAAAACCATCATCAAGAGCTGTGGTCCTTTCATCCTCACTGTCGTTCATCCCTTCTACAAGCTCTTCATCACTTACCTCTAACTCTACCCTTTCATTCACACACCTAGGTTTCTTACTGTGTTTATCTGCATCGTGTTCAACAAACAATTTCCCATCTATTCCCATCGAACAGGCAAACGCAACTAAATCATAAGCATCAGAATCACGATTAATCTGGAAATAGCTAGTTAGGATCTATTTCAGGAATTTTCGTCCATAACCTAAACGACCCAACTACATAACCCCACCCACTTACTATCTTTTGAATGTTACTCTGAGTCCATGTTTCAATGTGTACCCCAGTAATAAGCGTCGTAACCTCGCCTCTGTAAATCATCTCACTGTCGCGAGGCTTCATGAATACCCCTCCATGGTGAAACAAACAATCAAACCTGACATTCAACTGCAAACAAAACGTAATGTAAGACAAAAGAAAACACACAGTACCGGTGTCCCAAAAGAAATGAGCACTTACCTCAGCCGATTCCACATTTTCGCCACCGTCTACAGCCATCGTTCGTCTTCTCCTTCTCGCTTCCAAATTtgccaaaaaccctaatctggaaaTGTTTGTTTTTTGGGGGGTAAACATAACTTAATCACAAAATTCTTTTCAAAATTTCCAACTCAACCATAACAATTTGCCAACGTGTTCACTAACCCATTGACCAGTCAGCAAATGTGGTAAGAAGGAGTGGTAAATCCaggttttgggttttataaggggcgtttgGTAAAAAAAACATTTAGGGGGGCCAAACCGAAACTCGTtatattggcagggggtgaagtatatttaaccctataaatTATTAGTCTGATTTTAAGCATAGTAAATTAAtgcttcaaataaaaaaaagtgtAGGAGAACCTAGATTCGAAAATacaaaaagtaaataaattcaaTTGAATTTAGGATTGTTCATGGATGCGGGTCGACTTACGAATCCGCTAACCCAAATCGAATTAATCCATAAATTATCTGAACCCGTTCATTTACAGATATATTCAATCCAATCTGCAACAACCTACTCCCTCCGGCctgaattataagcaaatattctctttttaggttcattgaataatgaatgtatctggtctacataaaagaccagatacattcattattcaatgaacttaaaaagagaatatttgcttataataatgGCCAGAGGGAGTATATAGTTTTGGTTTGAGTATCGGGTTTGAGTTTTGCAACCCGTCGACGCAACCTATTGATGTGACATTAGTAATTTcttatcttttattattattttaaatagaaatataaaattattacctCGGTACTAAccataatttttccaaaaaacCTTTATTCTCCACCAATAATACTACTGAATCAATAAGTTTACATAATTTTAAGACTAAAAATAATGTGTCTTGTGGAATTTAATACTACTATACATTGTTATGTCATGTTGATgaatattattagatattatatgACGTGTTTCATCCATTTTGTGTGTTAGAAATGAATATAAATGTAttgaattgtgttacaatatttttaaattgattttttttataatttgaaacACAACCACAAAGCCAACTcaaccaacccataaatgaacGAGTCGATTTGAGTCGGTTTTGATAATGCAATTGCGGGTTGGACGACGAACCCAGTCCATTAAAGTTTAAACGGTTTATGTCAAACCTGGTCCAACCTAACTCATGTACACCCCTAATTGAACCCTCAAATTGATTGCCTCCACTTCTTCGATTAatatttattcaatttaattaagcagatattaaaaaagttatttagaaaatttatttaaatttaaactaaatatgtattgacttttgattttatttgaaatacaacaagtttgtttttctttaaaagtaaaaattatattaacCGTGAAAAAAGTTATTGATAACTCTTTTTTTACATTAATATATAGAGCATCAATAtctgattttttgtttttaattttacaatCTTAAAGGGGATtataattggatttttataaccAGTTTAGAATTTTTTTACCCGTGTTTAAGGGTTTTCAAAATCAAACAGCTCAATAGAAAATCACAaaaccaaacaaaatcaaactgaattttcaaaaaaattgcatTTGGTTTAGatgtgtttgggtcatttttaACAAACCGCGCGGTTCGGTTCAATTTGTGGTTTGAATTTTACAAACCGCGTTATGTTACAACCATCAAACTTCACTTAACCtatatccaacccaaactcaaacctattatgtcTTAACCTTATAATTACAAATGATTTTCTTttccccacacttaaggtttcagtttaagtcttctcaaatctgtcCTAACGGTATTGCacattcttctcatcttcttttataaatatatatatcacATCTTCTTGTAtagtctttcatctcttaagttctttttttttatcttattatttttattctattgttccatcttccaattacgtttttaatgttcctcttcttaTGTAATCTCTAATCTCTTCTACTTTTTCTTTTCATCATTCtaatctttcatttttcttctatttcattataatatttttgatattgttttatgctactattttgtgttttttaccacttttatctcatcttatttttgtatattaaatggaaagttatccaaatatgatgaattttattattaattgataatgcataaatgactaaatacaaaattatgttgtcatctatatgtgtatgtatgactcaataaatttttggaaaaaaactAAACCAACCCAAATCACATTGGTTTTGTTTGGTTTTATTTCAAAAGGTCAACCGAACTAAACCGAACGCCATATTTTTTTCGCTTACGGTTCGAATAATTTTTTACGTCAAAATTACACTGCAAACACCCCTACCCGTGAATacaagattttttttataatatagaaTTTTACCCAATTTAACCGTATACTACATCTTACCAGTAGCTAATTGTATCCTTTTATATTAGATGATGCACAGAAGTGCCATGCCTCCGTGCTTCCTGATTTAATCCAATTTTTACTGGTCTTACTTTTTCCAATTGTTCTtagttcataaaaaaaaaaactttatttgtGATGCGATTTTCCTAATTTATAACAATAATTCTACGACCAATCGTCACTCacttcaataaattttttattgatttttagatGGTGAACACTCCGGTACCCTTGAGTTTAGATGGGTACCGGTACCCTCAACCAATCAAATGCTATAATTTCATGCCAtgtcacttatttattttaatttattttaaaataaataattatttaataatagttAACACTAAAGGTACCGGTACCCAACTTGAATACatgggtaccaaagaatttacctTTTTAGATTCGTGCATTAAAttgttgtgttatatatactttcaaaaaagaTCGAGACGACAAGAATTAAATCACATTACTGAAATTAATCTCAATAAATTGTAACTCACAATAACTATATCAATATGTACTCGTCTAATGGATGACTGAACACGTACACAAAATGAGTtaatttaaaaagttaattttaaagTGTGGCATTTTAATACAATCATTTTAATAATGTAGCAGGACAGTAAAAACAATCTCTTGGTTCTATTTGTTTAATTCAAAACTCAATAaactatcaaaataaaaagatgaaagtTTCATAAGTTTGTGGAAACAAAGAAATTTAAATTTCATACGAGTTTTCCCTTCTCTAGTAATGAGtccaaaataaaaagatgaaatgtGGTCCATGAGAATCTTAATTTATGATGGAAATGGGAAGTAGCTGAGACAATTATTGTACTTGTACATGTATTTCTCTTGGTCTCTTGGATCACAACCAAATCCTTGGCTCTCATATTCCTTGAAATGTACTTCGGAGTTGCTTGGAAAGTTTTGCTCTTCAGAATAActttatttaagtcaattaaaacTGGGAGATATCGTagcataaataaataaagaagatGGAGATAAAGAGAGATATGCCatgaaaataatataaacatCAAACATTAAAGAGATAAGAGATAGACAGAATACACCCAAAATTTATACAAGTTCAATCTAACCACACGTTTTACAGATATTttcaagagttttttttttagagttcCATTAAACACATTGGAGTTTCTTACAATATTTGTCCACGAACATTCAACAACAATTAAATAGAGTTCTTACACTAATTAAGTTCAAGAGCCAACAGATAGggcttttagaattttttttttgaataaccacttttttaaaatttcttttcagAAATAAccaatatttcaaaataattacacaaatagcaacttttttttaaaaaaaaaaaacacgttgtcgccgggggtggcgacaacacctattTTCCATTGATGTCGCCAATGGGCCTGACGACTATGTACAAAAActgagtgttgtcgccacccccccggcgacaacacctcccctttattttatttttcaaatttttttatataattttttttacctgCATACAGTGGTCCCGGTCGCCTActtgggtggcgacaacacttatTTGTGTGTGAATTTTTGCCTATATATAGCAGCCCATTCTGCAGTCAAGAATCATTATTTTCTCCTCCAATTTTTCCATTTTCACTTCACATTATTGTTCATGTCTCGCATAAGGCCGGAGTCATGGCAACAAACATCATCCAGTCGTCCTGTGCCGGCACTGGAATACAAAAGATGTTATGGACATGTTATTTTTTCTCCAGTCAAACCCCCTATGTCGGTTACGTTTTGGAACATCCGTACCTTTAACAACCTGAAGCGGACTCTGATGTCACAGTTAGAAGGGGAATACAATCTCGGGGAAGAAATCAAAAGGattcagaggcttagaacaagggtcTTGCTTATGACCGGAGAGACGATACGTTGGTGGATTGATGTGAAAACCGACCTTGATACTGAACAAATAATGGATGGAacagatgacattgttttaaccattGTAATTTCCtagattttaattgtttgttgtgttgttgttttagTCATTGTGTTATCTTTTCAAATGTTGCCTTTAGGTAAAAATTTATTTCCAGTCTTAGTTTATGTTGTTTGTCATGTGTGTTGTAACTCATCtgattaatgaaaaaaaaatccatttcattgataaaataaattacaaacaTCATTGAACCTAAAAACTATGTTGTGGagctagatccacgattgggacatttgttcttattatgtcctacctcacgacatatactacacttcctctgcattttttcagtggcgtccatttcggttctaatacgcTTGCTGTTTGGTCTACCGCTTTTATTACGGCTCATTACCTCATtgtgccaaactgtttccccctcgtacacaggccaatatgcctccATCGCTACCACCagaaagtaattgtcgtatacgttgagcaacgttgataccttgtaaatttctgataccaatgataatgcatcaaagtgagtatgtgaacaagCTGtaatgacatgggagcaaggcatgcgataggCTTAAAATTGGCCACAATCGCGCCAACAATCTGGGATTGAGATACGATATTGTTGTCGTGGTAGCCCCTGgttatggtcaattgtttctttgacactgaaggtgtggccatgaaGGTCGAACTCTGTAACTCGATGAGTGTTCCCCTTGGCAGATTCTTGTTGTACATATTTCATGCAGACATCATTgtatacctgttgtgtttgtaacactgaattccacc contains:
- the LOC131605767 gene encoding uncharacterized protein LOC131605767 → MEFNSLDDFREAIREWTVLNGREITFVKNEGYRVRVECKAKCGFLMLCSKVGHKHTYAIKTIKDTHTCARVLDNKSASSKWVAKAVVKKMRTSDKVRICDIIQDMRQNYSVGITVCRAWKAKLIAKIIIKGDADKEYANLWRPFIGVDGCHLKTKYGGQLLIVVGRDPNDQYFPLAFGVVETETKESWRWFIQLLMEDIGQDKRIGLVAFFEELFERIEHRICLRHLYANFKKKFGGGALIRDLMMGAAKATYQQAWTLKMNELKAIDPKAWTWFMAVPTKSWCKHAFSFYPKCDVLMNNIAESFNATILSARDKPILTMCEWIRKYLMNRCSTSTLKLDKWPHKVMPIPRKRLDNEVAMSGHWLPTWAMEEKFQVTHAYNRQEFIVDIAKKNCTCNFWELVGIPCRHVVAALGFRQQNPEDFVHEYYTRDRPRKLRIRESGEEGARRRLPGVSYRCTKCYKVGHNVKTCKSKRQNQSAMKRKKRMRPNASEEGTNNAGSQSATNNEENEETKTDTFVWRYN